One stretch of Croceibacterium atlanticum DNA includes these proteins:
- a CDS encoding RNA degradosome polyphosphate kinase, whose product MTGRDEHRRARYPAPDERLSPEERYFNRELSWLSFNERVLAEACNTAYPLLERLRFLSISGSNLDEFMMIRVAGLAGQLRSGVSKMSIDGKTPGQQLAAINRKVRELEKTQQAILSDLEPLLAAQGIHLAGEARIDAAAEKWLRQYFLEDIMPVLTPQAIDPAHPFPFVANQGIGALFNLTRKEDGSQLVEMVLIPGALPRFIRIPGEDATYIAIERLVCRFAHLMFPGFRIAGDGVFRVLRDSDIEVEEEAEDLVRYFRTAIQRRRRGKVILLEIDKEFDPDAEAMLREQLGLEDAMVTKTDGMIGISGLSDVVDEDRPDLKFAPYTPRYPERVMEHDGDCFAAIREKDIIIHHPYESFEVVVDFLRQAAADPAVVSIKQTLYRAGHQSPVIAALIEAAEAGKSVTAVVELKARFDEEQNLKWANELERAGVQVIYGFVDWKTHAKVSMVVRREDDGYRTYCHFGTGNYHPVTAKIYTDLSYFTADPKLGRDAARLFNFITGYVEPQETEAIAISPLNLRETLYELIDKEIVNARNGRPAAIWAKLNSLTEKGIIDRLYDASKAGVHVVLVIRGICCLRAGVPGLSENITVKSIIGRFLEHSRIWAFANGYNLPSGRAKVYISSADAMSRNLNRRVEALVPIRNATVHDQVLEQVLLANLLDTEQSWLLDGETGEYERVESDGEGFNCHEYFMTNPSLSGRGDALKQSRVPKLTLRKGAI is encoded by the coding sequence TTGACAGGACGCGATGAGCACCGCCGCGCCCGATACCCCGCCCCCGACGAACGGCTTTCGCCGGAGGAACGCTATTTCAATCGCGAGCTGAGCTGGCTGTCCTTCAACGAACGTGTTCTCGCCGAAGCATGCAACACCGCCTATCCGTTGCTGGAAAGGCTGCGCTTCCTGTCCATTTCAGGCAGCAATCTGGACGAATTCATGATGATCCGCGTGGCAGGCCTTGCAGGCCAGCTGCGCAGCGGCGTCAGCAAGATGTCGATCGACGGGAAAACTCCGGGTCAGCAACTCGCCGCGATCAATCGCAAGGTCCGCGAACTGGAAAAGACCCAGCAGGCAATCCTGTCCGACCTGGAGCCGCTGCTGGCCGCGCAGGGCATCCATCTCGCCGGAGAAGCGCGGATCGATGCCGCCGCCGAAAAATGGCTGCGGCAATATTTCCTGGAAGACATCATGCCGGTCCTGACGCCGCAGGCGATCGACCCGGCCCACCCCTTCCCCTTCGTGGCCAATCAGGGGATCGGTGCGCTGTTCAACCTGACCCGCAAGGAGGATGGCAGCCAGCTGGTGGAAATGGTGCTGATCCCCGGTGCCCTGCCCCGCTTCATCCGCATTCCCGGCGAAGATGCGACCTATATTGCGATCGAAAGGCTGGTCTGCCGCTTTGCCCATCTGATGTTCCCCGGGTTCCGTATTGCGGGTGACGGCGTGTTCCGTGTGCTGCGCGACAGCGATATCGAAGTGGAGGAAGAGGCGGAGGATCTCGTCCGCTATTTCCGCACCGCGATCCAGCGCCGCCGCCGCGGCAAGGTCATCCTGCTGGAGATCGACAAGGAATTCGATCCCGACGCCGAAGCCATGCTGCGCGAACAGCTGGGCCTGGAAGATGCCATGGTCACCAAGACCGACGGCATGATCGGCATCAGCGGCCTGTCGGACGTGGTGGACGAAGACCGGCCCGATCTGAAATTCGCACCCTATACCCCCCGCTATCCCGAACGCGTGATGGAACATGACGGCGATTGTTTTGCCGCCATCCGCGAGAAGGACATCATCATCCACCACCCCTATGAAAGTTTCGAGGTGGTGGTGGACTTCCTGCGCCAGGCCGCGGCCGACCCGGCCGTGGTTTCGATCAAGCAGACGCTTTATCGCGCGGGCCACCAGTCCCCGGTGATCGCCGCCCTGATCGAAGCGGCGGAAGCGGGCAAGTCGGTGACGGCCGTGGTGGAACTGAAAGCCCGTTTCGACGAGGAACAGAACCTCAAATGGGCCAATGAACTTGAACGCGCCGGCGTCCAGGTGATTTATGGCTTCGTGGACTGGAAGACCCATGCCAAGGTTTCCATGGTCGTCCGCCGCGAAGATGATGGTTATCGCACCTACTGCCATTTCGGCACCGGCAATTATCACCCGGTCACGGCGAAGATTTACACCGATCTCAGCTATTTCACGGCGGATCCGAAGCTGGGCCGCGATGCCGCGCGCCTGTTCAATTTCATCACCGGCTATGTCGAACCGCAGGAAACCGAAGCAATCGCGATTTCGCCGCTCAACCTGCGGGAAACCTTGTACGAACTTATCGACAAGGAAATCGTGAATGCCCGCAATGGCCGCCCGGCGGCGATCTGGGCCAAGTTGAACTCGCTGACCGAGAAGGGCATTATCGACCGGCTGTATGATGCCAGCAAGGCAGGGGTTCACGTGGTTCTGGTGATCCGCGGCATTTGCTGCCTGCGCGCCGGCGTCCCCGGCCTTTCGGAAAACATCACGGTCAAATCGATTATCGGCCGTTTCCTGGAACATAGCCGCATCTGGGCCTTCGCCAATGGTTACAACCTGCCGAGCGGCCGGGCGAAGGTCTATATCTCCAGCGCCGATGCGATGAGCCGCAATCTCAACCGTCGCGTGGAAGCGCTGGTGCCGATCCGCAACGCCACCGTGCATGATCAGGTGCTGGAACAGGTGCTGCTGGCCAATCTGCTCGATACAGAGCAGAGCTGGCTGCTGGATGGCGAAACTGGTGAATATGAACGCGTGGAAAGCGATGGCGAAGGTTTCAACTGTCATGAGTATTTCATGACCAACCCCTCCCTCTCCGGCCGCGGCGACGCGCTGAAGCAGAGCCGCGTGCCCAAGCTGACCCTGCGCAAGGGCGCGATATGA
- a CDS encoding aldehyde dehydrogenase family protein has product MMRAAPAQEAMLDVRNPRTGEADFRLHVSTAGQVAEKAARLRQNQQAWAAMPLEARCGVMARWLAEVKAKAAEIGEADAVDTGGCHTSYLQGFITLGNIGGWLEDAPKALARYDFHGRSAVMPDVEVRSQIVPYSLVGVISPWNAPLMLALLDAVPALFAGSAVLLKPSEVTPRVIETLFETVRAVPELAAVFDYVAGAGDIGEAVIGEADLICFTGSVPTGRKVAVACARRLIPCFLELGGKDPAIVTETADLDRAVTAVLRGAVYATGQVCYSTERVYVHEKVHDAFVEKLVAAAQQVRLNADDPRAGHIGPFTFAPQAEIVRNHLDDAVAKGARILTGGEVEEIGGGLYMRPTVLTGVNHDMLIMQDETFGPCIPVMAYKDTDQAIALANDTDFGLTASVIAGGEEEALAIGRRVNAGAVFLQDTFLTFGKMRTIGTHSFGFSGLGGSRTGPESILRFIRRKALMTQHGDVADIQDDHHLGQGQGQGR; this is encoded by the coding sequence ATGATGCGTGCGGCTCCCGCACAGGAGGCGATGCTCGACGTGCGTAATCCGCGCACGGGCGAGGCGGATTTCCGATTGCATGTTTCCACGGCAGGGCAGGTGGCCGAAAAGGCGGCCCGCCTGCGCCAGAACCAGCAGGCCTGGGCGGCCATGCCGCTGGAGGCGCGCTGCGGCGTGATGGCGCGCTGGCTTGCCGAAGTGAAGGCGAAAGCGGCCGAAATCGGTGAAGCGGATGCAGTCGATACGGGTGGCTGCCACACATCATATCTTCAGGGTTTCATCACGCTGGGCAATATTGGCGGCTGGCTGGAAGATGCGCCCAAGGCGCTGGCCCGGTATGATTTCCATGGCCGCAGCGCGGTGATGCCCGATGTCGAAGTCCGCAGCCAGATCGTGCCCTATTCGCTGGTTGGCGTGATCAGCCCGTGGAACGCGCCCCTGATGCTGGCACTGCTGGATGCGGTGCCGGCCCTGTTTGCCGGTTCCGCCGTTCTGCTGAAGCCGAGCGAAGTGACCCCGCGCGTCATCGAAACCCTGTTTGAAACGGTGCGCGCCGTGCCGGAACTGGCCGCGGTGTTCGATTATGTCGCCGGGGCAGGCGATATCGGGGAAGCGGTGATCGGGGAGGCGGATCTGATCTGCTTCACCGGCAGCGTGCCCACCGGGCGCAAGGTGGCAGTGGCCTGTGCCCGGCGGCTGATCCCCTGCTTCCTGGAACTGGGTGGCAAGGATCCGGCAATCGTAACTGAAACCGCCGATCTGGACCGGGCGGTGACGGCGGTCCTGCGCGGCGCAGTCTATGCCACGGGGCAGGTCTGCTATTCGACGGAGCGGGTTTATGTGCATGAAAAGGTGCACGATGCCTTCGTGGAAAAGCTGGTGGCAGCCGCGCAGCAGGTCCGCCTGAATGCGGACGATCCGCGCGCCGGCCATATCGGCCCGTTCACTTTCGCGCCCCAGGCCGAGATTGTCCGCAACCATTTGGATGATGCCGTGGCAAAAGGCGCCCGGATCCTGACCGGCGGAGAGGTGGAGGAGATCGGCGGCGGGCTTTACATGCGGCCCACAGTGCTGACCGGCGTGAACCATGACATGCTGATCATGCAGGACGAGACATTCGGCCCGTGCATCCCGGTGATGGCATATAAGGATACCGACCAGGCGATTGCGCTGGCGAATGATACGGATTTCGGCCTGACCGCATCGGTCATCGCGGGTGGCGAGGAAGAAGCGCTGGCCATTGGCCGGCGGGTCAATGCCGGGGCAGTATTCCTGCAGGATACTTTCCTGACCTTCGGCAAGATGCGCACGATCGGCACGCATAGTTTCGGCTTTTCCGGGCTGGGTGGTTCGCGCACCGGGCCGGAATCGATCCTGCGTTTCATCCGCCGCAAGGCGTTGATGACGCAGCATGGCGATGTGGCCGATATTCAGGACGATCATCATCTGGGCCAAGGCCAGGGGCAGGGCAGATGA
- a CDS encoding carotenoid oxygenase family protein: protein MPEIFHAAASFGQQEKKPLRFEADVFDCEIEGEIPDSLQGAYFRAGPDRQYPSLENDIVLNGDGQVSAFWFEDGRVRFRSRYVMTERLRREREAHRRLYGAYRNKYSDDPSVSNAPARDNTGNTYAFAHHGDLYALREDSRPHRIDPATLETLPIGDFGRLQSTAVTAHPKIDPVTGEWWSYGVFARGEPTTDASLHVFDRDGKLVREEWFQTPFPGLSHDWGVTREHIVFPIMPLTADDARLRRGGDYYEYDPDLSSAWGIMPRNGSTDDIRWFRIPNLVMGHVMNAFTEGNVVHVDTPFSPGNCFSFFQDKNGRSPTPAEGVTQISRISFDLSKPAEEAVTITPVEGALGDMPRIDDRFAMDKYRIGYFALRDFPNMGIGQLDWESGDLVFHALEGAAAQEPVFVPRSPDAPEGDGYVLAAVDRFAERRTDLLVLDGNDVSRPPIATVKLPFALPMAFHGCWMEGVKAGD from the coding sequence ATGCCCGAAATTTTTCATGCTGCGGCCAGTTTCGGCCAGCAGGAAAAGAAGCCGCTGCGTTTCGAAGCCGATGTCTTCGACTGCGAGATCGAAGGGGAAATCCCCGACAGCCTGCAGGGCGCCTATTTCCGTGCAGGGCCGGACCGGCAATATCCCAGCCTGGAAAATGATATCGTGCTGAATGGCGACGGGCAGGTTTCGGCCTTCTGGTTCGAAGATGGCCGGGTCCGCTTCCGCAGCCGCTATGTAATGACCGAAAGGCTCAGGCGGGAACGAGAGGCGCATCGCCGGCTCTACGGCGCCTATCGCAACAAATATTCGGACGATCCCTCCGTCTCCAACGCACCGGCGCGAGACAATACAGGCAATACTTATGCCTTTGCGCATCATGGCGATCTCTATGCATTGCGCGAAGATTCCCGCCCGCACCGGATCGATCCGGCAACGCTGGAAACCTTGCCGATCGGCGATTTCGGACGTTTGCAAAGCACTGCCGTAACGGCACATCCCAAGATCGATCCGGTTACCGGGGAATGGTGGAGCTATGGCGTGTTTGCGCGGGGGGAACCCACCACCGATGCTTCGCTTCATGTCTTCGATCGCGATGGGAAACTGGTGCGGGAAGAATGGTTCCAGACGCCCTTCCCTGGCCTGAGCCACGACTGGGGCGTTACGCGCGAACATATCGTCTTCCCGATCATGCCGCTGACCGCAGACGATGCGCGGCTGCGCAGGGGCGGCGACTATTACGAATATGATCCGGACCTGTCCTCTGCCTGGGGCATCATGCCCCGGAACGGCAGCACCGACGATATTCGCTGGTTCCGTATCCCGAACCTGGTGATGGGCCATGTCATGAACGCCTTTACCGAAGGCAATGTGGTGCATGTGGACACGCCATTTTCGCCCGGCAATTGCTTCAGTTTCTTCCAGGACAAGAACGGCCGATCGCCGACACCTGCGGAAGGGGTGACGCAGATCAGCCGGATCAGTTTCGACCTGTCCAAACCCGCAGAGGAAGCGGTGACGATCACACCTGTTGAAGGGGCGCTGGGGGACATGCCGCGGATCGACGATCGCTTTGCAATGGATAAGTACCGCATCGGTTATTTTGCCCTTCGTGATTTTCCCAATATGGGAATTGGCCAGCTCGATTGGGAGAGCGGCGACCTGGTATTTCACGCATTGGAAGGTGCCGCCGCACAGGAACCCGTCTTCGTTCCCCGCAGCCCCGATGCGCCAGAGGGGGATGGCTATGTGCTGGCGGCAGTGGATCGGTTCGCTGAACGGCGCACGGATCTTCTGGTGCTGGATGGCAATGATGTCAGCCGGCCACCTATCGCGACGGTGAAGCTGCCTTTTGCCCTGCCAATGGCCTTCCACGGTTGCTGGATGGAAGGCGTCAAAGCCGGGGATTGA
- a CDS encoding NAD(P)-dependent alcohol dehydrogenase, whose amino-acid sequence MRIRAALSEAGHDAPELTELDLEEPRAGEMRVRIAACGICHTDLHAQDGRLAPLPIVLGHEGAGVVEKLGEGVSDFAVGDHVLLSGSSCGTCPSCEANLPSYCDTAMPRTFGGGRMDRSTALSRKGSPVHSHFFGQSSFASHAIVPQRTAVKLPKDVPLEMMAPLGCGIITGAGTVIESLALQPGQSVAVFGTGGVGLSAVMAARLIGASRIVAVDLSPQRLELARELGATDCLRGDQADLAKAIRAITGRGMDASINTTVAPPVFDTAMECLAMRGTAAFVTAPRGEWQPPMFPMLAGGRSLKGVLGGDAAPRRFIPMLVDFWRQGRFPFDRLLTFYPFEEIGRAFEDARQGRVIKPVLTMADAIIPDAKGPEATRQGEAE is encoded by the coding sequence ATGCGGATAAGGGCTGCACTGAGCGAGGCCGGGCACGATGCGCCGGAACTGACCGAGCTGGATCTTGAGGAACCGCGCGCCGGGGAAATGCGCGTGCGCATCGCGGCCTGCGGCATCTGCCATACGGATCTTCATGCGCAGGATGGCAGGCTGGCCCCGCTGCCCATCGTGCTGGGCCATGAAGGCGCGGGCGTGGTGGAAAAACTGGGCGAAGGCGTCAGCGATTTTGCCGTGGGCGATCACGTGCTGCTTTCAGGCAGTTCCTGCGGCACCTGCCCAAGCTGCGAAGCGAATTTGCCGAGTTATTGCGACACGGCCATGCCGCGCACATTCGGCGGCGGGCGGATGGACCGTTCAACCGCGCTCAGCCGGAAAGGATCGCCTGTCCATTCGCATTTCTTCGGGCAGTCCAGCTTTGCCAGCCACGCCATCGTGCCGCAGCGAACGGCGGTGAAACTGCCCAAGGACGTGCCGCTGGAAATGATGGCGCCGCTGGGCTGCGGCATCATTACCGGCGCGGGGACAGTGATAGAATCCCTTGCCCTTCAACCCGGACAAAGCGTGGCCGTGTTCGGCACCGGGGGTGTGGGGTTGAGCGCGGTGATGGCTGCCCGCCTGATCGGCGCCAGCCGCATCGTGGCCGTGGACCTTTCGCCCCAAAGGCTGGAACTGGCGCGCGAACTGGGCGCGACCGATTGCCTGCGCGGCGATCAGGCGGATCTGGCCAAGGCGATCCGCGCCATTACCGGGCGCGGGATGGATGCCAGCATCAACACCACCGTGGCGCCGCCGGTGTTCGATACGGCGATGGAATGCCTGGCCATGCGCGGCACGGCGGCCTTCGTCACTGCCCCGCGCGGGGAGTGGCAGCCCCCCATGTTCCCCATGCTGGCGGGGGGCCGCAGCCTGAAAGGCGTGCTGGGCGGCGATGCCGCACCGCGCCGCTTCATACCGATGCTGGTCGATTTCTGGCGGCAGGGGCGCTTCCCGTTTGACCGGCTGCTGACATTCTATCCGTTTGAGGAAATCGGGCGCGCTTTCGAGGATGCGCGGCAGGGGCGGGTGATCAAGCCCGTGCTGACCATGGCCGACGCGATAATTCCCGATGCGAAAGGGCCCGAAGCGACAAGACAAGGAGAGGCCGAATGA
- a CDS encoding ion channel, whose protein sequence is MIGFGLAVQALLGAWHLYGLRLIKKIRPVGDEHPHLGVLAAFWGLGILHFSEIVLGAAAYALALTIPAAGNISQVEGSQAAELLYFSGTTFTTLGLTHQQASGPIRLLVMLQSLGGFMLITWSATFVYTIWGELFRREG, encoded by the coding sequence ATGATCGGCTTCGGCCTGGCGGTGCAGGCGCTGTTGGGCGCCTGGCATCTCTATGGCCTGCGTCTGATCAAGAAGATCCGTCCCGTCGGCGATGAGCATCCGCATCTGGGCGTGTTGGCCGCATTCTGGGGCCTTGGCATACTCCACTTCAGCGAAATCGTTCTGGGGGCGGCGGCCTATGCCCTGGCATTGACCATTCCCGCTGCAGGAAACATCAGCCAGGTGGAAGGAAGCCAGGCGGCGGAACTGCTTTATTTTTCCGGCACCACCTTCACCACGCTGGGCCTGACGCACCAGCAGGCCAGTGGCCCGATCCGGCTGCTGGTGATGCTGCAATCGCTGGGCGGCTTCATGCTGATCACATGGTCCGCCACATTCGTTTACACGATCTGGGGCGAACTGTTCCGCCGCGAAGGCTGA
- a CDS encoding Ppx/GppA family phosphatase, with protein MTGRAGSRRLHPSGDRPDRAVIDIGSNTVRLVIYAGSRRAPDVWLNEKVSARLGRELSATGRMPDKAIQLALSALGRFATIVSDIDIDDVQTVATAAVRDAENGPEFLEQVRAMGLEPRLLSGEEEARAAAHGVIGAFPGARGTVADLGGGSLELVQIENGECHDGVSLPLGTLRLPGLREDGPESFNAAVERELTRAGWAAEHPGPLYMVGGTWRALAAYALNKSNSPITDPHSLRLDADAADKIARKIARAAPGELAAISGISSSRAAALPDAAAMLRVMLNDLRPDGIVFSSWGLREGLLFQKLAAGVRGQDPLLAAMSHFAIPRGGSVTLATLIAAWTADASTPNGHGAERLRLAATMLALAAARIEPNLRLRTAYGWAMDKRWVGIGLADRARLAAALRAACGKPSIPSELLDLADEPTLREAAGWGLAIRLCRRLGGGSRVSVLTSKLQRRGEKLVLWIDESRRQLATESVASDLKSLSQWLGLEHEMRIGEPAELHPAD; from the coding sequence ATGACCGGAAGGGCCGGATCCCGCCGCCTGCATCCATCGGGGGACCGTCCGGACCGGGCGGTCATCGATATCGGATCCAACACGGTACGTCTGGTGATCTATGCCGGATCGCGCCGTGCCCCTGATGTCTGGCTGAATGAAAAGGTCAGTGCCCGGCTTGGTCGGGAATTGTCAGCCACGGGCCGGATGCCGGACAAGGCGATCCAGCTCGCGCTTTCGGCCCTGGGACGCTTCGCGACCATCGTATCCGATATCGATATCGACGATGTGCAGACCGTGGCCACCGCCGCCGTGCGCGATGCCGAAAACGGCCCGGAATTTCTCGAACAGGTTCGCGCAATGGGCCTCGAACCGCGCCTGCTTTCCGGCGAAGAAGAAGCGCGCGCCGCGGCGCATGGTGTGATCGGGGCCTTCCCCGGCGCGCGGGGCACGGTGGCGGATCTTGGCGGCGGCAGCCTCGAACTCGTCCAGATCGAGAATGGCGAATGCCATGACGGGGTCAGCCTGCCGCTTGGCACATTGCGCCTGCCCGGCCTGCGCGAAGACGGGCCGGAAAGCTTCAACGCAGCGGTGGAACGGGAATTGACCAGGGCTGGCTGGGCGGCGGAACATCCCGGCCCTCTCTACATGGTCGGCGGGACTTGGCGCGCGCTGGCCGCCTATGCCCTGAACAAGAGCAATTCGCCGATCACCGATCCGCACAGCCTGCGGCTGGATGCGGATGCGGCAGACAAGATCGCTAGGAAGATCGCGCGGGCAGCGCCGGGCGAGCTTGCAGCCATATCCGGTATTTCATCATCGCGCGCGGCGGCCCTGCCCGATGCCGCGGCCATGCTGCGCGTCATGCTCAACGATCTGCGGCCGGACGGGATCGTCTTTTCGTCATGGGGCCTGCGCGAAGGGCTGTTGTTCCAGAAACTTGCTGCCGGTGTTCGGGGGCAGGATCCACTTCTGGCGGCGATGAGCCATTTCGCAATTCCGCGCGGCGGATCGGTGACACTGGCGACGTTGATCGCTGCGTGGACGGCCGATGCCAGCACGCCCAACGGCCATGGCGCGGAACGGTTGCGTCTCGCCGCCACCATGCTGGCGCTGGCCGCCGCCCGGATCGAGCCGAACCTGCGCCTGCGCACAGCCTATGGCTGGGCGATGGACAAACGGTGGGTCGGCATTGGCCTGGCTGACCGGGCCCGCCTCGCCGCCGCCTTGCGTGCGGCATGCGGCAAACCTTCCATCCCCTCCGAATTGCTCGATCTGGCGGACGAGCCGACCCTGCGCGAAGCCGCCGGCTGGGGCCTCGCCATTCGCCTGTGCCGGAGGCTGGGCGGCGGATCGCGCGTTTCGGTGCTGACCAGCAAGCTGCAGCGCAGGGGCGAAAAGCTGGTGTTGTGGATCGACGAAAGCCGCCGCCAGCTTGCCACCGAAAGCGTTGCCAGCGATCTCAAATCGCTTTCCCAATGGCTGGGGCTGGAACACGAAATGCGGATTGGAGAACCGGCCGAACTGCACCCGGCCGACTGA
- a CDS encoding nuclear transport factor 2 family protein, protein MAENPWPDGVPEIMPAQDRTEIEELYARYAWGLDLADEEQVLDTFAEDAEFDHLWQGKVNGREAIRENLRKLWFERQHWWYGRQHLINHFIMDPRKEGARVRCFFQIIQWNADYGTSFVMGIGTRDDRLVKRNGRWKYFRLHVNAWTSADQVPWKAERTMPPRPQHKSPPADTRPFSEQTMDPW, encoded by the coding sequence TTGGCAGAAAACCCGTGGCCGGATGGCGTGCCGGAAATCATGCCGGCGCAGGACCGGACCGAGATCGAGGAACTTTACGCCCGCTACGCCTGGGGGCTGGATCTGGCGGACGAGGAACAGGTGCTCGATACATTCGCCGAAGATGCGGAATTCGATCATCTGTGGCAGGGCAAGGTCAATGGCCGCGAAGCCATACGCGAGAATTTGCGGAAGCTTTGGTTTGAACGGCAGCACTGGTGGTATGGCCGTCAGCACCTGATCAACCATTTCATCATGGATCCGCGCAAGGAAGGCGCGCGGGTCCGCTGTTTCTTCCAGATCATCCAGTGGAATGCCGATTACGGGACCAGTTTCGTGATGGGGATCGGCACGCGTGACGATCGGCTGGTCAAGCGGAACGGGCGGTGGAAATATTTCCGCCTGCATGTGAATGCCTGGACATCCGCGGACCAAGTTCCCTGGAAGGCGGAACGGACCATGCCGCCCCGGCCGCAGCATAAATCCCCGCCGGCCGATACGCGGCCATTCAGCGAACAGACGATGGATCCGTGGTAG
- a CDS encoding sensor histidine kinase: MKRLANYDIVRPYKDANTRLLVQILFGAGCAGLMILLRSAFDIWAPTSGAFALVYPTVLLATLYGHWQAGSVAYSISFLWAWYFVLPETQAFRFEFATDPPRVAINAFAALIVLIFAETFRRAVVSAMAERDLEIERRAILLQELEHRTKNNFSLAASLLELQKRREDHPQVQDALDQALNRIHSFAHAYANLAESQGEGAIVAMQPYLTELVTKVTRGAFGENINVTLNVDECELPREVAVAIGLFTNEALTNCAKYAFPDEREGWVNVSLAVEQDGWCLRVEDDGIGQSDSSSAGASSGVGTRLLDAFARQARAEYDLVVGPRGRHVSMAGAWGEDGGTGG; the protein is encoded by the coding sequence ATGAAACGACTGGCTAATTACGATATTGTTCGGCCTTACAAGGATGCGAATACGCGCCTGCTGGTGCAGATCCTTTTCGGGGCTGGCTGTGCGGGGCTGATGATTCTCTTGCGCAGCGCCTTCGATATCTGGGCGCCCACTTCGGGCGCCTTTGCGCTTGTTTATCCCACCGTGCTGCTGGCCACGCTTTACGGTCATTGGCAGGCGGGCAGCGTCGCCTATTCGATCAGCTTTCTGTGGGCGTGGTATTTTGTGCTGCCAGAAACGCAGGCTTTCCGTTTTGAATTCGCAACCGATCCGCCGCGGGTTGCGATCAATGCCTTTGCCGCCCTGATCGTGCTGATCTTTGCCGAAACATTCCGCCGGGCCGTGGTTTCTGCAATGGCGGAACGGGATCTGGAGATCGAAAGGCGCGCCATTCTGTTGCAGGAACTGGAACATCGGACGAAGAATAATTTCTCTCTCGCCGCCAGCCTGCTGGAACTGCAGAAACGGCGGGAAGACCATCCGCAGGTGCAGGACGCGCTGGACCAGGCGCTGAACCGCATTCATTCCTTCGCGCATGCTTATGCCAATCTGGCGGAAAGCCAGGGCGAAGGGGCGATCGTGGCCATGCAGCCCTATCTGACCGAACTCGTCACCAAGGTGACGCGGGGTGCCTTTGGCGAAAATATCAATGTTACGCTGAATGTGGATGAATGCGAATTGCCGCGGGAAGTGGCTGTGGCAATCGGCCTTTTCACCAATGAAGCGCTGACCAATTGTGCCAAATATGCCTTCCCGGACGAGCGCGAGGGCTGGGTCAATGTGTCGCTTGCGGTGGAGCAGGACGGCTGGTGCCTGCGGGTGGAGGATGATGGTATCGGCCAGTCCGACAGCAGCAGTGCCGGGGCAAGTTCCGGGGTTGGCACGCGCCTGCTCGATGCTTTCGCCCGGCAGGCGCGTGCGGAATATGATCTCGTCGTTGGCCCCAGGGGGCGCCATGTCAGCATGGCAGGCGCCTGGGGCGAAGATGGCGGAACCGGCGGCTGA
- a CDS encoding alpha/beta hydrolase yields MNPELRKKLESFGRDLTPELLGGTNQIFAEMNLGMDPDTQVARDISYGPDERNRLDIFRQEGTSGAPVLVFVHGGGFVMGDKHTEGSPFYSNIGDFAARRGMVGVTITYRLAPANRFPSGPEDLALAVQWLKDNVADYGGDPDRIVLSGQSAGAVHVAGYVAHKRFHVAENGGIAGAIMMSGMFDTLTCTPNDFHRAYYGDDPQVWGQASCMAGLLNARIPLCFTLSELDPQDFQTQAAQLVGAWGVAHAAYPEMHLLAGHNHLSPALSIGSGEKEIERLVAGFAKRVTR; encoded by the coding sequence ATGAACCCGGAATTGCGCAAGAAACTGGAAAGTTTCGGCCGCGACCTGACGCCCGAATTGCTGGGCGGGACGAACCAGATATTTGCCGAGATGAATCTGGGAATGGACCCGGATACGCAGGTTGCGCGGGACATTTCCTATGGCCCGGATGAACGCAATCGGCTCGACATCTTCCGGCAGGAAGGGACCAGCGGCGCCCCGGTCCTGGTCTTCGTGCATGGCGGCGGCTTCGTGATGGGGGACAAGCACACGGAAGGCAGCCCCTTCTATTCCAATATCGGCGATTTTGCCGCGCGCCGCGGTATGGTGGGCGTAACGATCACTTATCGCCTTGCGCCTGCCAATCGCTTCCCCTCCGGGCCGGAGGATCTGGCGCTGGCGGTGCAGTGGTTGAAGGATAACGTCGCCGATTATGGCGGCGATCCGGACAGGATCGTGCTGTCGGGCCAGTCTGCCGGTGCGGTGCATGTTGCCGGCTATGTCGCGCATAAACGCTTTCACGTGGCGGAAAATGGCGGGATTGCCGGCGCCATCATGATGTCGGGCATGTTCGACACTTTGACTTGTACGCCCAATGATTTCCACCGCGCCTATTACGGGGATGATCCGCAGGTTTGGGGGCAGGCGTCCTGCATGGCGGGGCTGCTCAATGCCCGGATCCCGCTTTGCTTCACCCTGTCGGAACTGGATCCGCAGGATTTCCAGACGCAGGCGGCGCAGTTGGTGGGGGCATGGGGCGTGGCGCACGCTGCCTATCCCGAAATGCATTTGCTGGCAGGGCACAATCATCTCTCCCCGGCGCTGAGCATCGGTTCGGGGGAGAAGGAGATAGAAAGGCTGGTGGCGGGCTTTGCGAAACGGGTGACGCGATAG